A genomic segment from Hippoglossus stenolepis isolate QCI-W04-F060 chromosome 3, HSTE1.2, whole genome shotgun sequence encodes:
- the slc2a1b gene encoding solute carrier family 2, facilitated glucose transporter member 1, whose amino-acid sequence MDSGKQITFPLLMSVGAAVIGSLQFGYNTGVINAPQKTIESFINETWFHRYEEQITKNSLTAIWSISVSIFSVGGIIGSFSVGLFVNRLGRKNSMLMANILAFIAAAFMGFSKMSSSWEMLIIGRFVIGLYSGLSTGFVPMYVGEVSPTALRGALGTLHQLGIVVGILIAQVFGMEALMGNDSLWPLLLGFTFIPAVAQCILLPLCPESPRFLLINRNEENKAKTVLKKLRGTTDVSADMQEMKEESRQMMREKKVNIKELFQSPLYRQPLIVAVVLQLSQQLSGINAVFYYSTQIFEKAGVAQPVYATIGAGVVNTAFTVVSLFIVERAGRRSLHLVGLMGMAASAVLMTIALALLEEYKWMSYLSIVAIFSFVAFFEIGPGPIPWFIVAELFSQGPRPAAIAIAGLSNWTANFIVGMGFQYVQEFCGPYVFVIFTVLLLFFFVFTYFKVPETKGRTFDEISAGFRQTAATGAEKHSPEELNSLGADSQL is encoded by the exons ATGGACTCGGGAAAG CAAATCACGTTCCCGTTGTTGATGAGCGTCGGAGCAGCTGTGATCGGCTCCCTGCAGTTCGGCTACAACACCGGCGTCATCAATGCCCCTCAAAAG ACCATTGAGTCCTTCATCAATGAGACATGGTTTCATCGCTACGAGGAGCAAATCACCAAGAACTCCCTGACGGCCATCTGGTCCATCTCTGTCTCCATTTTCTCGGTCGGTGGCATCATAGGATCCTTCTCTGTCGGACTCTTTGTCAACCGCTTAGGACG GAAGAACTCCATGCTCATGGCTAACATCCTGGCCTTCATCGCGGCTGCTTTCATGGGCTTCTCCAAGATGTCGAGCTCCTGGGAGATGCTGATCATCGGTCGGTTCGTGATCGGCCTCTACTCCGGCCTCTCCACGGGCTTCGTGCCCATGTACGTGGGTGAAGTTTCCCCCACGGCTCTGCGAGGAGCCCTGGGCACGCTGCACCAGCTGGGCATCGTCGTCGGCATCCTCATCGCACAG GTGTTTGGAATGGAGGCGTTAATGGGCAACGACAGCTTGTGGCCGCTCCTCTTGGGCTTCACCTTCATCCCAGCTGTGGCCCAGTGCATCCTGCTGCCCCTCTGCCCTGAGAGCCCCCGCTTCCTGCTCATCAACAGGAACGAAGAGAACAAGGCCAAGACAG TGCTGAAGAAGCTCAGGGGCACCACCGATGTGAGCGCCGACATgcaggagatgaaggaggagagcCGGCAGAtgatgagggagaagaaggTGAACATCAAGGAGCTGTTCCAGTCGCCGCTCTACCGCCAGCCCCTCATCGTCGCCGTCGTCCTGCAGCTGTCCCAGCAGCTGTCTGGCATCAACGCC GTGTTCTACTACTCCACCCAAATCTTTGAGAAGGCCGGGGTAGCGCAGCCTGTCTATGCCACCATCGGTGCTGGTGTCGTTAACACAGCGTTTACTGTGGTGTCG CTGTTCATTGTGGAGCGTGCAGGACGTAGGTCTCTGCACCTGGTGGGGCTGATGGGAATGGCCGCGTCTGCCGTCCTGATGACCATTGCCTTGGCTCTGCTG GAGGAGTACAAGTGGATGTCGTATCTGAGCATCGTGGCCATTTTCTCCTTTGTGGCGTTCTTTGAGATCGGACCGGGTCCCATCCCCTGGTTCATCGTGGCCGAGTTGTTCTCGCAGGGACCCCGGCCTGCAGCCATCGCTATCGCTGGTTTGTCCAACTGGACCGCCAACTTCATAGTGGGAATGGGCTTCCAGTATGTACAG GAATTCTGCGGCCCCTACGTGTTTGTCAtcttcactgtgctgctgctgtttttcttcgTCTTCACCTACTTCAAAGTGCCGGAGACCAAGGGCCGGACGTTCGACGAGATCTCGGCCGGCTTCCGGCAGACGGCTGCCACGGGCGCAGAGAAGCACTCACCGGAGGAGCTCAACAGCCTGGGAGCTGATTCTCAGCTCTGA